The following nucleotide sequence is from Phycisphaerae bacterium.
GACAGCGCGCCGTGGCACCACGGGCAGACCGCGTGCGGCGCCGTCGCCTTGAGGGCGTCATAGGCGGTGTTGAGATTGGCCATTGCCGCCGACGTGTTCAACTCCGCGAACAGCGGGTCGGCGGCGTCCTGTGCGGCTTGGACGGCGCATCGCACCTTGGACAGGTGCGCCAGCAGATCCTCGACCTCAACGCGGCGGTCCCACAGCCCGATCAGGTGGTCGGGGATGGGGTGCCCGGTGGCGTCCGCCTGGCCGGTCTGGGGTCCGGGGCGGCGGGCGGGCGTCTTGGCGGCTGGCGGCGGCGCGGGCGGCGGCTGTGGCGCTGGTGCCGATGGGGTCGGCGGTGCCGATGGCGTCCGAACCGGCGGCGGCGCTGGCGGCATGGTCGGCTGCGCGCTCGGGCGCGTCGGCCGCGGTGTTGCGGGCGGCCTTGTCGGTGGCGCCGGGTAGCTTTTCCCGTCAACTCCGATGCGTCGGGCAGGTTGTGACTTAGTCACAACGTTGGGCCGTATTCGATTGACGAATTCTCGGCTCACCCCGCAGTGCTGTGCGAGCGCTTCGTCAGTCAAGTCCGGCCGCAGGCGGATCGCCATCTCCGTGGCCTTGCGCTTGTCGGCGTTCGTCCGCCGCAGCCCGTGCTTGACATTCGCCCCGGCGCTGGCCCAGGCGGCATCCTCCTTGGTGCCTTGCTTGATTTCGCACAGGACGTTGCGCTTGCCCGCCTGCTGGTACGCCAGCAGCCGGTGGAAACCTTCGGCGAGCCAGTAGTCGGCGCCGTCCTGAAAAACTAGAAGCGGCGGCATCTTGGAGCCAGCCTGTATCGCCTCGACGTATTCGGCGACCGTGTCCTGGTGGATTTCCGCCCGGCTCTGGGTGCCGCCGTCGGTGCGTATCGATTCGATCAAAAGCTGTTTCATGGGTGTCTAAGACCGCGTGTTGCCTGCGTCCCGGATGCGCGGCCCCCGGGCGGGTTGGGGTGCGATCAGAACGGTAGCGGTTCTTCATCCTGCCCCGGCTCGGGCGTCGGTTCCGGCTCGGGCTCGGGCGCGGGCGTGGTAGTCGGTTTGGGCGCCGCGGCGGCCGACTTCGGCACGCTGGCGATCAGCGCCTTGGCGGCGCCCCACTCCGCGCCGCTCATCGCCTCGGGCGGCTTGCCGCCGCCGACCTTGTCGATCAGGCGGAACCACGCCGCCTCGATCACGACCTGCGGCTTGCCCTGCATGGCGTCGCAGAGCGCGGCCCAGCAATCGGGCATCGTTGATGATGTCGCCGCCGTCGGCGCCTGCATCGGCCTCTGGGCGGGCGTCGGGCGGGCCGTCGGCGTGCCACCGCCGAGCACGGCGCGGAACTTCGCCCCGTACTTGGCAGCCATAGCCCGGGCGTCAGCCTTCTGGATGCCGCTGCCGGGGGCATTGATGTACTTGATTTTGCTCTCGGGGTTCCCCTGCTGGTCGGGCTCCGTGCCGATCACGACTGAGCACGCCCTGCCGCCGAAGTCAGACGGGTTCCCCTCAAACGCGGCCCAATCCCAGCCGGTCCAGCCCATGACCTCCTGGACGTTCCTGATCCCGCGTTCCGAAAGCGTGCCGTCCTTCTGAACGAGCGTAATCCATCCCTTCATGATCCGGCCCGCGACTTCGATGTCAAAAAC
It contains:
- a CDS encoding ParB N-terminal domain-containing protein, which translates into the protein MKQLLIESIRTDGGTQSRAEIHQDTVAEYVEAIQAGSKMPPLLVFQDGADYWLAEGFHRLLAYQQAGKRNVLCEIKQGTKEDAAWASAGANVKHGLRRTNADKRKATEMAIRLRPDLTDEALAQHCGVSREFVNRIRPNVVTKSQPARRIGVDGKSYPAPPTRPPATPRPTRPSAQPTMPPAPPPVRTPSAPPTPSAPAPQPPPAPPPAAKTPARRPGPQTGQADATGHPIPDHLIGLWDRRVEVEDLLAHLSKVRCAVQAAQDAADPLFAELNTSAAMANLNTAYDALKATAPHAVCPWCHGALSDQCRGCKGRGMIGRFAWGLVPAELKKGRK